A window of the Lactuca sativa cultivar Salinas chromosome 5, Lsat_Salinas_v11, whole genome shotgun sequence genome harbors these coding sequences:
- the LOC128126197 gene encoding ribosomal protein S12, mitochondrial-like, whose translation MPTLNQLIRHGREEKRRTDRTRASDQCPQKQGVRPRVPTRTPKKPNSAPRKIAKVRLSNRHDIFAHIPGEGHNSQDHSIVLIKGGRVKDSPGVKSRCIRGVKDLLGISDRRKGRSKYGAEKPK comes from the coding sequence ATGCCTACATTAAATCAATTGATTCGTCATGGTAGAGAAGAAAAACGGCGCACAGACCGTACTCGAGCTTCGGATCAATGTCCCCAGAAGCAAGGAGTACGCCCGCGTGTACCAACAAGAACACCGAAAAAACCGAATTCAGCTCCACGTAAGATAGCCAAAGTACGGTTGAGCAATCGACATGATATATTTGCTCACATTCCGGGGGAAGGTCATAATTCGCAGGACCATTCTATAGTCTTAATAAAAGGAGGTAGAGTGAAAGATTCGCCAGGTGTGAAATCCCGTTGTATTCGAGGAGTCAAGGATTTGTTGGGAATTTCGGATCGAAGAAAAGGGAGATCAAAATATGGTGCAGAAAAACCAAAATAG